From Bradyrhizobium sp. NDS-1, the proteins below share one genomic window:
- the nodS gene encoding nodulation methyltransferase NodS, with protein sequence MSVDNTYQSLERELANDDPWRLDDNPFERERHTQLLRLSLSNGAVSNGLEIGCAAGAFTEKLAPHCKRLTVIDVMPRAIGRAVQRTKRWSHISWAATDILQFSTEELFDLIVVAEVLYYLEDVTRMRTAIDKMVKMLAPGGHLVFGSARDATCRRWGHVAGAETVIAILTEALIEVERVQCQGQSADEDCLLVRFSNPERSSIGPNGRA encoded by the coding sequence GTGAGCGTTGACAACACATATCAGTCGTTGGAACGGGAGCTGGCTAACGATGACCCGTGGCGGCTTGACGACAATCCGTTCGAACGTGAGCGTCACACCCAATTGCTGCGGCTATCGCTGTCGAACGGCGCCGTCTCAAACGGCCTCGAGATCGGATGCGCGGCCGGTGCATTCACAGAGAAGCTTGCTCCTCACTGCAAACGGCTCACGGTCATCGATGTTATGCCGCGAGCGATCGGTCGAGCGGTCCAGCGGACCAAGAGGTGGTCGCATATCAGCTGGGCGGCGACCGATATTCTGCAGTTCTCGACCGAAGAGCTGTTCGATCTGATCGTGGTCGCCGAAGTTCTCTACTATCTCGAAGACGTGACACGGATGCGTACCGCAATCGACAAGATGGTGAAGATGCTTGCTCCAGGTGGGCATCTGGTCTTCGGATCTGCACGTGATGCCACCTGTAGGCGATGGGGGCATGTCGCTGGCGCCGAGACAGTCATCGCGATTTTGACTGAAGCGCTCATTGAGGTCGAACGCGTGCAGTGCCAGGGGCAGTCGGCTGACGAAGACTGCTTGTTGGTCCGCTTTAGCAATCCGGAGCGATCTTCGATCGGTCCCAACGGCCGAGCTTGA
- a CDS encoding LLM class flavin-dependent oxidoreductase — protein sequence MRNVLPNLTCGIFDHLDEDGRDIARQYADRLALAEAYDRLGFYAYHLAEHHCTPHGRGPSPNLFLSSVIQRTRRLRVGPLVMLLNLYHPLRAFEEICMLDHLSSGRVEVGLGRGSLPIELSYFGVGADVASSRYEEASQIFVSAMNGGPLSYQGQHFALSDVPLTLSPHQRPCPPTWIATNRPESAHWAAANGANLACMGPSSAVRKVTDRYHAHRNAERDASGSAPFLALLRMVVIASSEAAARSLAAPAYETWLRSFKFLYELNDIPPPSNLPLTLDAAIDSELCVVGTGASVRQTLLDHLEEAGANYLLCQLAFGSLTLDACLNTATAIHSELIAADR from the coding sequence GTGAGAAACGTTCTTCCAAACCTGACCTGCGGCATATTTGATCATCTTGACGAGGACGGCCGCGATATCGCCCGGCAATACGCGGACCGCCTCGCGCTGGCGGAGGCCTACGACCGGCTCGGTTTCTATGCCTATCATCTGGCGGAGCATCATTGCACTCCCCATGGAAGGGGCCCCTCGCCGAACTTGTTTCTGTCGAGTGTCATACAACGCACACGGCGACTTCGCGTTGGTCCATTGGTTATGCTGCTCAACCTCTATCACCCGCTGCGTGCATTCGAGGAGATCTGCATGTTGGATCACCTGAGCAGCGGCAGGGTTGAGGTCGGACTTGGTCGCGGCTCCCTACCGATCGAGCTGAGCTATTTTGGGGTTGGAGCCGACGTTGCCTCGAGCCGTTACGAGGAAGCTTCCCAAATCTTCGTTAGCGCGATGAATGGCGGCCCGCTTTCATACCAGGGGCAGCATTTTGCGCTGAGCGACGTTCCCTTGACGCTTTCACCTCACCAGCGTCCCTGTCCCCCGACATGGATTGCTACAAATCGGCCAGAGTCCGCTCATTGGGCGGCGGCAAATGGCGCAAATCTGGCGTGCATGGGGCCTTCTTCTGCCGTTCGCAAGGTCACCGATCGCTATCACGCTCATCGAAACGCGGAGCGTGACGCCAGCGGTTCAGCACCATTTCTCGCATTGCTCCGCATGGTCGTAATTGCCAGCTCTGAAGCAGCCGCCCGTTCCCTCGCCGCGCCAGCCTACGAAACATGGCTCAGAAGCTTTAAGTTCCTGTACGAGCTCAATGACATCCCGCCTCCATCCAACCTGCCCCTGACCTTAGATGCCGCAATCGACAGTGAACTGTGCGTTGTCGGAACGGGCGCTTCGGTGCGCCAAACTCTTCTCGATCATCTGGAAGAGGCAGGGGCCAACTATCTTCTTTGCCAGCTCGCCTTCGGATCTCTGACACTGGATGCCTGCCTCAATACGGCAACTGCGATTCACTCCGAGCTCATAGCGGCAGACCGCTGA
- a CDS encoding branched-chain amino acid ABC transporter substrate-binding protein: MSILRVHRLATAALLSLILSSSARAKDVYIAVAGPMTGSTASLGAQIRDGAAAAVDSINESGLLPDTKLILRIVDDACDPKQAVAVANRLITDGIKLVVGHICSSSSIPASDISAEAEVLQISPGSTNPRLTEHGLITLFRICGRDDQQGRVAADYIVRHHQGAKLAVLDDKSTAGKGIADIVESRLRAAGAYTVRQRYVAGEKDYTALVSRLKREGIQIVYIGGYYNEIGLIVRQAAEAGARLTVVANDPLMTSDFLAVAGEAANDTLFTFMPDPTKNAAGQQLSPGLRVRTYLPRVTRSTLMPRFKHGQTPSNGPAASMPLGSLRPYARAQSKRPLARFDSTLRETIPLLASSSTAGATIPSMRSSRTDRPSQHRTERSNDEPSSI; this comes from the coding sequence ATGTCGATTCTTCGCGTTCATAGGCTTGCAACTGCTGCGCTCCTTTCCTTGATCCTGAGTTCGAGCGCCCGGGCAAAAGATGTTTACATTGCGGTAGCGGGCCCAATGACGGGAAGCACCGCGTCGCTCGGCGCGCAGATACGCGACGGAGCGGCCGCGGCCGTGGATTCGATAAATGAATCGGGTCTGCTGCCTGACACAAAGCTCATATTGAGGATTGTCGACGACGCATGCGATCCCAAGCAGGCCGTCGCTGTTGCCAATCGCTTGATAACTGACGGGATCAAGCTTGTCGTTGGGCACATTTGTTCATCTTCGTCGATTCCAGCTTCAGATATATCCGCCGAAGCGGAGGTGCTTCAGATTTCACCTGGCTCGACGAATCCCCGTCTGACAGAGCATGGCCTAATCACGCTGTTTCGGATTTGCGGCCGCGATGACCAACAAGGCAGGGTTGCGGCCGACTACATCGTGCGGCACCACCAAGGCGCAAAGCTCGCGGTCCTCGACGATAAGAGTACAGCAGGCAAAGGCATCGCCGATATCGTTGAATCGCGGCTTCGTGCAGCTGGCGCGTACACTGTTCGACAACGCTATGTTGCCGGCGAGAAGGATTACACCGCTCTGGTTTCGAGACTGAAGAGAGAGGGAATTCAGATCGTCTATATCGGCGGCTATTACAACGAGATCGGCCTCATCGTGCGTCAAGCTGCGGAGGCGGGCGCACGCCTGACTGTGGTCGCCAACGATCCGCTGATGACAAGCGACTTTTTGGCCGTTGCCGGCGAGGCCGCAAACGACACGCTCTTCACCTTTATGCCGGACCCGACGAAGAATGCTGCAGGGCAGCAGCTGTCGCCAGGCTTAAGGGTTCGAACCTATCTGCCGCGGGTTACACGCTCTACGCTTATGCCGCGGTTCAAGCATGGGCAGACTCCGTCAAACGGGCCGGCAGCTTCGATGCCACTCGGGTCGCTGCGGCCCTACGCTCGGGCTCAATCGAAACGGCCATTGGCACGGTTCGATTCGACTCTAAGGGAGACAATCCCGCTCCTGGCTTCATCGTCTACCGCTGGCGCGACAATACCGTCGATGCGATCGAGCAGAACTGATCGCCCGTCCCAACACCGCACGGAGCGTTCGAATGATGAACCATCCTCGATATAG
- the nodB gene encoding chitooligosaccharide deacetylase NodB, giving the protein MTSANDVTEARSDYAEAGGEQCVYLTFDDGPNPHCTPAILDVLAQHRAPATFCVIGAYAAGQPELIQRIIAEGHEIANHTMTHPELSKCMPDEVEYEILTTNKVIGMACPRASVRHMRAPYGIWTKEALAASAKADLAALHWSVDPQDWSRPGGEAIVAAVLASVQPGAIVLLHDGCPPDELGRCPHAGRRDQTVMALAQLIPALHDRGFAIRSLPQPH; this is encoded by the coding sequence GTGACGTCAGCGAACGACGTGACTGAAGCGCGGAGCGACTACGCCGAGGCCGGCGGAGAGCAGTGCGTGTATCTGACCTTTGATGATGGTCCAAACCCGCATTGCACGCCGGCTATCCTGGACGTGCTGGCGCAGCATCGGGCCCCAGCCACCTTCTGCGTGATCGGTGCATATGCAGCGGGCCAGCCGGAGCTGATCCAGCGCATCATTGCTGAAGGACATGAAATCGCAAACCACACAATGACGCACCCAGAATTGTCCAAATGCATGCCGGATGAGGTGGAATACGAGATCCTCACGACGAACAAGGTCATCGGAATGGCCTGCCCCCGAGCCTCTGTGCGGCACATGCGAGCGCCGTACGGGATATGGACTAAGGAGGCCCTCGCCGCGTCGGCGAAGGCCGATCTGGCAGCCCTGCACTGGTCAGTCGATCCGCAAGACTGGTCTCGTCCCGGCGGCGAGGCGATTGTTGCCGCAGTGCTGGCCTCGGTCCAGCCGGGAGCAATCGTGCTCCTGCACGACGGATGCCCTCCCGACGAGTTGGGACGCTGCCCTCATGCTGGTCGGCGCGACCAGACCGTAATGGCGCTCGCCCAGCTCATTCCAGCACTGCATGACCGTGGATTTGCAATCCGGTCGCTTCCTCAACCTCACTGA
- a CDS encoding NodA family N-acyltransferase, with translation MNMIAPGSTRGVSARPPVRWRLCWENELQIADHIELSDFFRKTYGPTGEFNAKPFEGHRSWAGARPEIRAIGYDDRGVAIHIGALRRFIKVGEVDLLVAELGLYGVRPDLEGLGISHSIRVMYPVLRDLGVPFGFGTVRSALQKHITRLLGRQGLATVLPGLRVRSARPDIYLTVPPTRVEDVVGLVLPIARPMSEWPAGEIIERNGPEL, from the coding sequence ATGAACATGATCGCGCCCGGATCCACACGAGGTGTTTCGGCGCGCCCTCCAGTTCGTTGGAGGCTGTGCTGGGAGAATGAGCTTCAAATTGCTGACCATATTGAATTGTCCGACTTCTTCCGCAAGACCTATGGTCCGACCGGGGAATTCAATGCAAAGCCCTTTGAAGGTCATCGAAGCTGGGCCGGCGCAAGGCCTGAGATTCGGGCAATTGGCTACGATGATCGTGGCGTCGCGATTCACATCGGCGCACTGCGCCGCTTCATAAAAGTTGGCGAGGTCGATCTGCTCGTGGCTGAGCTCGGATTGTACGGGGTACGCCCGGATCTCGAGGGGCTCGGAATCAGCCACTCCATCCGCGTGATGTATCCCGTATTGCGAGATCTTGGCGTGCCATTCGGCTTTGGCACGGTCCGATCTGCCCTGCAGAAACATATTACCAGACTGCTCGGGCGACAGGGCTTGGCGACTGTTCTACCGGGGCTCCGCGTTCGGTCCGCTCGTCCGGATATCTATCTCACTGTGCCTCCGACGCGCGTGGAGGACGTGGTCGGCCTCGTTCTGCCGATTGCCAGGCCAATGAGCGAATGGCCGGCCGGTGAGATCATTGAACGGAACGGGCCAGAACTGTGA
- a CDS encoding MerR family transcriptional regulator, which translates to MTNATPRRRRWRIGELAEATGVTVRTLHHYEHTGLLTVSERTDGGHRMYDRESLQRVSQIRALRELGFSLPEIRKAIEGRTSLTDLLRNHLERIELQVARTTLLRDRLRNMTTQGETQVSVDELPATLDAMSRIEKRTPSAICTCASNASREDRWRKIRDELRSCMDQREPPCSERANAVARQARSLLTEIAGVDSTVSMILKVLTRLTEPHNLAGWDASLMRYLDLALAALEDQLGQN; encoded by the coding sequence ATGACAAACGCCACACCACGACGGCGCCGATGGCGCATTGGAGAGCTTGCAGAGGCGACCGGCGTAACGGTACGCACTCTGCATCACTACGAACATACCGGATTGTTGACGGTCTCGGAACGTACCGATGGCGGTCATCGCATGTACGATCGTGAAAGCCTACAACGCGTCTCTCAGATTCGCGCGCTGCGTGAGCTCGGCTTCTCACTTCCTGAGATCCGCAAAGCAATAGAGGGGCGGACGTCTCTCACGGACCTGTTGCGCAACCATCTGGAACGGATTGAACTTCAAGTCGCGCGGACGACATTATTAAGGGACCGATTGCGCAATATGACGACGCAAGGTGAGACACAAGTCAGTGTCGACGAACTGCCGGCCACGTTAGACGCAATGTCACGGATTGAGAAGCGCACCCCCTCGGCGATCTGCACATGCGCCTCTAACGCTAGCCGCGAAGATCGGTGGCGCAAGATTCGCGACGAGCTACGAAGCTGCATGGATCAGCGTGAGCCTCCATGCAGTGAGCGGGCAAATGCAGTCGCGCGTCAGGCCCGTTCGCTCCTGACTGAGATCGCAGGAGTTGATTCGACTGTCTCAATGATACTCAAGGTGCTGACGCGATTGACCGAACCACACAATCTCGCCGGCTGGGATGCGAGCCTCATGCGATACCTCGATCTCGCCCTCGCCGCGCTGGAGGATCAGCTGGGACAGAATTGA
- a CDS encoding LysR family transcriptional regulator, which yields MRFKGLDLNLLVAFDALVTQGNLTAAARSINLSQPAMSAAVARLRTSFRDELFTMRGRKLVPTPRAEALAAPIREALAHIQLSIISPDDFNPSRSTRRFKIILSDFMTVVFFRRIVDRVAQEAPTINFELLPPAEDPDELLRRGEVDFLMYPEMFMSSAHPKAALFEDNFVCVGCPMNKQLAPRLTFETYMSIGHVEARFGRFLRPSFHEWLLLEHGFKIRTEVAVQGFGMIPPMLLGTNRIASMPSRLVSHFANTMPLRVVEPPLRLLTFTEAVQWPAIHNTDPASIWMRNIFLQEASMMVSPSETSQCHSSL from the coding sequence ATGCGTTTCAAAGGCCTCGATCTGAATCTCCTCGTCGCGTTCGACGCCCTGGTGACGCAAGGCAACCTCACCGCGGCGGCAAGAAGCATCAACCTCAGTCAACCTGCCATGAGTGCCGCCGTCGCGCGGCTTCGCACCTCCTTTCGAGATGAGCTATTCACGATGAGGGGCCGAAAACTGGTTCCAACGCCGCGGGCTGAAGCGCTCGCAGCCCCGATTCGCGAGGCTCTCGCTCACATTCAGCTCTCCATCATTTCTCCGGACGACTTCAATCCGTCTCGATCGACTCGGCGATTCAAGATCATCCTGTCCGACTTCATGACTGTCGTGTTTTTTCGACGAATCGTGGACCGCGTCGCGCAGGAAGCTCCAACAATCAATTTCGAGTTGCTGCCACCCGCAGAGGACCCGGATGAACTTCTCCGGCGCGGCGAAGTCGATTTTCTGATGTATCCGGAGATGTTCATGTCGAGTGCGCATCCCAAGGCGGCACTGTTCGAGGACAACTTCGTTTGTGTGGGCTGCCCCATGAACAAGCAGCTAGCACCGCGACTTACGTTCGAGACGTACATGTCAATCGGGCACGTGGAAGCTCGGTTTGGGCGTTTCTTAAGGCCCTCGTTCCACGAATGGCTCTTGCTCGAGCATGGTTTCAAGATACGCACCGAGGTCGCTGTGCAGGGTTTTGGTATGATTCCGCCTATGTTATTGGGCACCAACCGTATCGCGAGCATGCCCTCAAGGCTCGTTAGCCATTTCGCAAACACGATGCCCCTGCGGGTCGTCGAACCTCCGCTGCGACTTCTCACATTCACCGAGGCTGTCCAATGGCCCGCCATTCATAATACTGATCCTGCAAGCATTTGGATGCGCAACATATTCTTGCAAGAAGCATCCATGATGGTCTCTCCGTCCGAGACCAGCCAATGTCACAGCTCGTTGTAG
- the nodU gene encoding nodulation protein NodU codes for MRICGIKLTHDGAVALIEDGRLVFCVEQEKLNNNPRYQTIDNLDAVVSALAEHGLDPSDVDQFVIDGWDGEFESQFEVLSGPTTVKLKGAPYVEPQGDSPLTSRDRIGLLLDGKLYPYQSYPHVTGHVASAYCASSFAKSAQSAFCLVWDGCMFPRLYYVEPHGIRFIECLFPMIGHAYATAGHHFGPYRRVDRTSWDLGIAGKLMAYIALGSPDEDIIETFQELYEAHFATHADGACRGLAETNSSRSPLEALHDFFDACALRLKAKQAEDVLASFHVFLERLLVRTISDVVQRHSDLAGARNLCIAGGCGLNIKWNSSFRGTGLFDVVWVPPFPNDSGSAIGAACSALAAQQGFKALEWSVYSGPAVRPSEVPPEWESAPCTMGELAAILAGNKPVVFLTGRAELGPRALGGRSILAAATWEGMKDHLNDIKLREHFRPVAPICLEDRAAEIFSPGVPDPYMLFDHQTRPEWRDKIPAVVHLDGSARLQTVSRTSPHKVTELLIEYEKLTAIPLLCNTSANLHGRGFFPDAAAACEWGRVDHVWCDGLLWTKRRATQEAARTTSVAMA; via the coding sequence ATGCGTATCTGCGGTATCAAGTTGACGCATGACGGGGCAGTCGCTCTGATCGAGGACGGCCGGCTGGTGTTTTGTGTCGAACAGGAGAAGCTGAACAACAATCCGCGCTATCAAACCATTGACAACCTGGATGCCGTTGTCAGCGCCTTGGCGGAGCACGGGCTGGATCCGAGCGATGTTGATCAGTTCGTCATTGATGGCTGGGATGGAGAGTTCGAATCGCAGTTTGAAGTCCTTAGTGGGCCGACGACCGTCAAGCTCAAGGGCGCGCCGTATGTCGAACCGCAAGGCGATAGCCCCCTGACGTCCCGCGATCGCATCGGCCTCTTGCTTGACGGGAAGCTGTATCCTTATCAAAGCTATCCCCATGTCACCGGGCACGTAGCATCCGCATACTGCGCCAGCTCGTTTGCCAAATCTGCACAATCTGCTTTCTGCTTGGTGTGGGACGGCTGCATGTTTCCACGCCTCTACTATGTCGAGCCTCACGGCATCCGTTTCATCGAATGCCTGTTTCCGATGATAGGTCACGCCTATGCGACGGCAGGACATCACTTTGGACCTTACAGGCGGGTAGACCGGACCAGCTGGGATCTCGGTATAGCCGGCAAGCTGATGGCCTATATCGCGCTGGGGTCGCCCGACGAGGATATCATCGAGACGTTTCAGGAACTCTATGAGGCGCACTTTGCCACGCATGCTGACGGCGCTTGCCGTGGGCTTGCAGAAACCAACAGCTCACGATCGCCACTTGAAGCTCTGCACGACTTCTTCGATGCGTGCGCACTGCGATTGAAGGCCAAGCAAGCCGAAGACGTCCTTGCGTCATTTCACGTCTTTCTAGAGCGTCTGCTGGTTCGCACAATTTCCGATGTTGTGCAGCGGCATTCGGATCTTGCGGGGGCGCGTAACCTCTGCATAGCCGGCGGCTGTGGCTTGAATATTAAGTGGAATAGTTCATTTCGTGGGACCGGCCTGTTCGATGTCGTGTGGGTGCCGCCTTTTCCGAACGACAGCGGCTCAGCCATCGGTGCTGCTTGCTCTGCACTGGCGGCACAGCAAGGCTTTAAAGCTCTGGAATGGTCGGTCTACAGTGGACCGGCCGTTCGTCCCAGCGAAGTCCCGCCCGAATGGGAGAGCGCGCCCTGCACTATGGGCGAACTTGCGGCAATTCTCGCGGGCAACAAGCCCGTCGTCTTCCTTACTGGGCGCGCCGAGCTCGGACCACGAGCTTTGGGCGGCAGAAGCATTCTCGCAGCTGCGACCTGGGAAGGAATGAAAGATCATCTCAACGACATCAAACTTCGCGAGCATTTCAGGCCGGTAGCGCCGATATGCCTGGAGGATCGCGCGGCGGAGATTTTTAGCCCCGGAGTACCCGATCCGTACATGCTGTTCGATCACCAGACGCGACCGGAATGGCGCGACAAAATTCCGGCCGTCGTGCATCTCGATGGATCTGCCCGCCTACAGACGGTTTCCAGAACCTCTCCACATAAAGTGACCGAGCTTCTCATCGAGTACGAGAAGCTCACAGCCATTCCGCTGCTTTGCAATACCAGCGCCAATCTGCATGGACGCGGCTTCTTCCCGGATGCTGCCGCCGCGTGCGAGTGGGGACGCGTCGATCACGTATGGTGTGACGGCCTGCTTTGGACAAAAAGGCGCGCGACCCAGGAAGCGGCACGAACAACGTCCGTCGCGATGGCGTAA
- a CDS encoding response regulator transcription factor, translating into MANLMRVAHTLDVVSIVTADRSAREALTDVVFSAGYVPEPFESADEFLKSGRRSITSCLIADMQSSVMSGLELFHHLVASGSAIPTVLLTDHSEDDVRRVLQAGLQFLSKPFERSELLTCVRSQIMNRNYSL; encoded by the coding sequence TTGGCGAATCTGATGCGAGTTGCGCACACGCTCGATGTGGTCTCGATTGTGACTGCAGATCGATCAGCGCGTGAAGCTCTCACGGATGTTGTGTTTTCCGCGGGTTACGTGCCCGAACCGTTCGAGAGCGCAGACGAGTTCTTGAAATCGGGCCGCCGTTCGATCACGTCGTGCTTGATCGCGGACATGCAGTCGAGCGTGATGAGTGGCCTTGAGCTTTTCCATCATCTGGTCGCATCCGGAAGCGCGATTCCCACCGTTCTGCTCACAGACCACTCCGAAGACGATGTGAGGCGAGTCCTGCAAGCTGGACTCCAGTTTTTGAGCAAGCCTTTCGAACGCAGCGAACTGCTGACCTGCGTCAGGAGCCAGATAATGAATAGGAATTACTCTCTATGA
- the nodC gene encoding chitooligosaccharide synthase NodC, which translates to MTLLATISTVAVASYALLSSVHKSAQALYALRTDASLPPYDPIDSGVLPSVDVIVPCFNEDPRTLAACLKSIAGQDYSGRLQVYVVDDGSANVGAVAPVHASYAHDPRVSVILLPSNVGKRKAQIAAIRRSFGDLVLNVDSDTEIASDVVSKLVRKMQDPAVGAAMGQLTASNRNDSWLTGLIDMEYWLACNEERAAQTRFGAVMCCCGPCAMYRRSALMLLLDQYETQFFRGKPSDFGEDRHLTILMLKAGFRTEYVPDAIAATVVPDKLLPYLRQQLRWARSTYRDTLLGLHLLPGLDRYLTLDVLGQNLGPLLLAISSIAAIAQLALTDSVPWWTGLTIVAMTMVRCSVAALRAGELRFLGFALHTPINIFLLLPMKAYALCTLSNSDWLSRKVAKSDVDESKASIEDARTGPSLNPASETPGSIRRASLSRASSQLIAPDGIAAETD; encoded by the coding sequence ATGACCCTGCTTGCCACCATCAGCACCGTTGCTGTTGCCTCCTACGCGTTGCTCTCCAGCGTCCATAAGAGCGCGCAGGCGCTTTATGCGCTGCGAACCGACGCCTCACTGCCGCCATACGACCCGATCGACAGCGGTGTTCTGCCCAGCGTGGATGTCATCGTGCCCTGCTTCAACGAGGACCCGCGCACGCTGGCGGCCTGCCTGAAGTCTATTGCAGGCCAGGACTATTCAGGGCGTTTGCAGGTCTATGTGGTCGATGACGGCTCTGCAAATGTCGGTGCAGTGGCACCCGTGCACGCAAGCTACGCCCATGACCCGAGGGTCAGCGTCATTCTGCTGCCAAGCAACGTTGGAAAGCGCAAGGCGCAGATCGCCGCGATACGCCGGTCATTCGGCGATCTCGTGCTCAATGTCGATTCCGATACGGAAATCGCCAGCGATGTGGTCAGCAAGCTCGTACGCAAGATGCAGGATCCAGCCGTCGGCGCGGCCATGGGTCAATTGACGGCCAGCAACCGCAACGACAGCTGGCTGACCGGATTGATCGACATGGAGTACTGGTTGGCTTGCAACGAGGAGCGCGCTGCGCAGACGCGCTTTGGTGCGGTCATGTGCTGCTGTGGGCCGTGTGCCATGTACCGCCGTTCCGCGCTCATGTTGCTGCTCGACCAGTACGAGACGCAGTTTTTCCGGGGAAAGCCGAGCGACTTCGGTGAGGACCGCCATCTGACGATCCTCATGCTCAAGGCAGGATTTCGAACCGAGTACGTTCCGGACGCCATCGCCGCCACGGTAGTCCCGGACAAGCTCTTGCCGTATCTGCGGCAACAGCTCCGCTGGGCGCGGAGCACTTACCGCGACACGCTGCTCGGTTTGCACCTGCTGCCCGGCCTCGATCGGTACCTCACGCTCGATGTGCTCGGACAGAACCTCGGGCCGCTGCTGCTCGCCATCTCGTCGATTGCCGCGATCGCTCAGCTCGCGCTCACGGACAGCGTGCCCTGGTGGACCGGTCTGACCATCGTAGCGATGACCATGGTTCGATGCAGCGTGGCGGCCCTTCGCGCCGGCGAGCTTCGATTTCTCGGATTCGCGCTGCACACCCCGATCAACATCTTCCTCCTGCTCCCAATGAAGGCCTACGCGCTCTGTACCTTGAGCAACAGCGACTGGCTCTCGCGCAAAGTAGCGAAATCAGACGTTGATGAATCGAAGGCCTCGATCGAAGACGCGAGAACTGGACCCAGCCTTAACCCGGCATCGGAAACGCCTGGCTCAATTCGCAGGGCAAGCCTTTCGCGCGCTTCCTCGCAGCTGATCGCGCCGGATGGCATTGCGGCCGAGACTGACTGA
- the nodI gene encoding nodulation factor ABC transporter ATP-binding protein NodI has protein sequence MSTAAVDLFEVSKSYNDRVVVDALSFTVSPGECFGLLGPNGAGKSTLARLILGVASPDAGKIRVLGEPVPTHARLARRGIGVVPQFDNLDLQLTVRENLLVFGRYFAMSAAEVKAVTPSLLEFARLENKADARVGQLSGGMKRRLTLARALINDPQLLVLDEPTTGLDPHGRHLIWERLRALLARGKTILLTTHFMEEAERLCDRLCVLEHGRKIAEGRPHALIEQQIGCQVIEIYGGNPHELLPLVRPQVQRAEVSGETLFCYVTDPEQVRVRLADRTDLRLLQRPPNLEDVFLRLTGREMKD, from the coding sequence ATGTCAACCGCGGCAGTCGACCTTTTCGAGGTGAGCAAGTCCTACAACGACAGGGTCGTCGTGGACGCTCTTTCGTTTACGGTCTCGCCGGGAGAGTGTTTCGGTCTGCTGGGACCAAACGGCGCGGGTAAAAGCACGCTTGCGCGTTTGATCCTGGGTGTTGCATCGCCCGACGCAGGTAAGATACGCGTGCTTGGCGAGCCGGTGCCGACACATGCGCGCTTGGCGCGCCGGGGCATCGGGGTTGTCCCACAATTTGACAACCTTGATCTTCAGCTCACGGTGCGCGAGAATTTGCTCGTTTTCGGTCGCTACTTCGCCATGAGCGCGGCCGAGGTCAAAGCGGTCACGCCGTCATTGCTCGAATTCGCCCGCCTGGAGAACAAGGCGGATGCCCGGGTGGGCCAACTGTCCGGTGGCATGAAGCGGCGCCTGACGCTGGCTCGTGCCCTCATTAATGACCCGCAGCTCTTGGTGCTTGATGAACCGACGACCGGCCTTGATCCGCACGGCCGTCACCTGATCTGGGAACGCTTGCGCGCGCTATTAGCGCGCGGCAAAACGATTCTTCTCACCACCCATTTCATGGAAGAGGCGGAACGGTTGTGCGATCGCCTGTGCGTGCTTGAGCACGGCCGTAAGATCGCCGAAGGCCGGCCTCACGCGCTGATCGAGCAGCAGATCGGCTGCCAAGTCATCGAGATTTACGGTGGTAATCCGCATGAACTGCTGCCGCTGGTCAGACCCCAAGTGCAGCGCGCTGAGGTGAGCGGGGAGACGCTGTTCTGTTATGTCACGGATCCAGAACAGGTGCGCGTCCGGCTTGCCGACCGAACGGATCTCCGCCTTCTGCAGCGTCCTCCAAATCTGGAAGATGTCTTCTTACGGCTAACCGGGCGAGAGATGAAGGACTGA